A genomic stretch from Desulfurococcaceae archaeon MEX13E-LK6-19 includes:
- a CDS encoding ABC transporter permease: protein MPVSLHYISKRVAWSVLVIIGVIVFSYLIILAAPGDPARIWAGNPRGEKASEAIENARRELGLDQPLPIQVVKYVLQVLSGNMGISIEYKVPVTEIIWRGLTATLELLFMAYLIGVSLGVILGVESALRRGSKFDEAVQSLAIILANAPSFWLGIALIVVLAQTIGFTGYGRVDQYLAISTGFHPITGFYLLDSLLQGNLDVFFDVLLRLIPPALVVSTYPFGLGIRITRALVAENLGEDYVRAAVAWGVRKRTVIWRYAFRGAIPSLTQVLGLAFAYSLIDAMIVEVVFGREGLGTIAYSVIGKSDYTLVTGLMVTVTIFYIIVNTLADILQAIIDPRVRL from the coding sequence GTGCCTGTGAGCCTCCACTACATATCCAAGCGTGTGGCATGGAGCGTCTTGGTAATAATAGGTGTTATTGTCTTTTCTTACCTCATAATACTCGCCGCCCCCGGTGATCCAGCCCGGATATGGGCTGGTAATCCTCGTGGAGAAAAAGCTAGTGAAGCCATTGAGAATGCTCGTAGAGAGCTCGGGCTAGACCAGCCTCTCCCGATCCAGGTTGTAAAATATGTCCTCCAGGTACTGAGCGGTAACATGGGCATCTCGATAGAGTACAAGGTTCCTGTAACCGAGATCATATGGAGAGGACTTACTGCCACACTCGAGCTACTGTTCATGGCCTACCTTATAGGCGTGAGCCTCGGCGTGATCCTGGGTGTTGAGTCAGCACTCAGAAGAGGCTCCAAGTTCGATGAAGCAGTACAGTCTCTCGCGATAATACTCGCGAATGCCCCCAGTTTCTGGCTCGGCATAGCCCTCATAGTAGTGTTGGCTCAGACAATAGGCTTCACTGGCTATGGGAGAGTAGACCAGTACCTAGCGATCTCAACGGGTTTCCATCCGATCACGGGCTTCTACCTGCTTGACTCACTACTGCAGGGAAATCTAGACGTGTTCTTCGACGTACTATTGAGGCTCATACCGCCAGCTCTCGTTGTCTCGACATACCCATTCGGCCTAGGGATCAGGATTACACGTGCTCTTGTAGCAGAGAATCTCGGTGAAGACTATGTACGTGCTGCTGTGGCATGGGGTGTTAGAAAGAGAACTGTGATATGGAGATATGCTTTCCGTGGAGCAATACCTAGTCTCACTCAAGTCCTTGGTCTCGCCTTCGCGTATAGCCTCATAGATGCTATGATAGTCGAGGTTGTTTTCGGTAGAGAAGGACTAGGCACCATAGCCTACAGCGTGATCGGTAAGAGCGACTACACTCTAGTAACAGGCCTGATGGTGACAGTGACCATATTCTATATCATAGTCAACACTCTAGCCGATATACTCCAGGCAATCATCGACCCAAGGGTGAGGCTATGA
- a CDS encoding ABC transporter permease, which translates to MSGRRTLGEHAHAIKKLLARAWRKRIGFRIGLVLATIITFMAVFGPWIAPYPEEGWGIAKPETQLRGPQPPSIEHPFGTDILGRDLLSRILIGAGYALLQITLVVSISLVIGFVVGVTAAYYRGVIEKILNYFTEVFMAFPAIIIALALNTLVGRGLYVVIASLVITWWSWYARIAYVHARGIREMDYVVLAELAGVPSWKIVLRHIMPNTFTPVFVQAITDSGSVLLEAAAINFLGLGLPSDYPDWGVLVQNGFRYIYSYPWISLIPGAFILLAALGFSLLGDSLREELDPKLRRRWRLWF; encoded by the coding sequence ATGAGCGGGAGAAGAACTCTTGGAGAACACGCTCACGCCATAAAGAAGCTGTTGGCCAGAGCTTGGAGGAAGAGAATAGGGTTCCGTATAGGATTGGTACTAGCAACGATAATAACATTCATGGCCGTCTTCGGTCCATGGATAGCCCCTTACCCTGAGGAAGGATGGGGTATAGCGAAGCCTGAAACACAGCTCCGTGGTCCACAGCCGCCGAGTATTGAGCACCCGTTTGGAACTGATATTCTCGGCAGGGACTTGTTGTCTCGTATACTCATAGGAGCAGGGTATGCCCTGCTACAGATAACACTGGTTGTCAGCATCAGTCTGGTTATAGGCTTTGTTGTCGGCGTGACTGCAGCCTACTATCGTGGCGTGATAGAGAAGATCCTGAACTACTTCACCGAGGTATTTATGGCCTTCCCGGCAATAATAATCGCGCTTGCCCTCAACACTCTCGTTGGCAGAGGACTATACGTTGTCATAGCGAGTCTCGTCATAACATGGTGGTCTTGGTACGCGAGAATAGCGTACGTTCATGCACGTGGTATAAGAGAAATGGATTATGTTGTCTTAGCGGAGCTCGCTGGCGTCCCAAGCTGGAAAATAGTGTTGAGACACATCATGCCCAACACTTTTACACCAGTTTTCGTGCAAGCAATAACTGATAGTGGTAGCGTATTACTTGAAGCAGCAGCGATCAATTTCCTCGGGTTGGGCTTGCCTTCAGACTATCCTGACTGGGGTGTTCTCGTCCAGAACGGCTTTAGGTACATCTATAGTTATCCATGGATAAGCCTTATACCCGGAGCATTCATCTTATTGGCTGCTCTCGGGTTCAGTCTCCTAGGCGATTCTCTTAGAGAAGAACTCGACCCCAAGTTGCGTAGAAGGTGGAGGCTATGGTTCTAG
- a CDS encoding ABC transporter ATP-binding protein: MVLAVETKKLSIGYMDEEENVLWVVHNINLEVNKGEIYCIVGESGCGKSTLGNAIVGILPPYAVTRGVIKVLGKTIVEDDKHYYEESRGKIVTLIPQNPGKALNPYMTIDDQFYHVLKSTRGLNKKKSLEEARKLLKLVGLDPDNVLDSYPHELSGGMQQRAAIALALATGARIVVADEPTSALDAHLRVQILNLLDELQEKLRLTVIMITHDMVLASKICDRLAVMYAGRIVEEGIEDEVFKNPLHPYTQMLSRAVPVLGVWKKLESYLGEPPEPGRYPPGCPFHPRCPYARDVCWEKEPPLVEVRGRRISCWLHGDRQ; the protein is encoded by the coding sequence ATGGTTCTAGCTGTTGAGACCAAGAAGCTCAGTATAGGGTACATGGATGAAGAAGAGAATGTACTATGGGTCGTCCATAATATCAACCTTGAGGTCAATAAAGGAGAGATCTATTGTATTGTCGGTGAAAGTGGTTGCGGTAAATCAACACTAGGCAACGCTATAGTAGGTATACTGCCTCCATACGCTGTAACAAGAGGTGTGATAAAGGTTCTCGGTAAGACAATTGTTGAAGACGATAAACACTACTACGAGGAGAGCCGTGGCAAGATAGTCACGCTTATACCACAGAACCCGGGGAAAGCACTAAACCCTTACATGACGATCGACGACCAGTTCTACCATGTGCTTAAAAGCACTAGGGGGCTGAACAAGAAGAAGTCTCTCGAAGAGGCTAGGAAGCTTTTGAAACTAGTTGGCCTTGATCCAGATAATGTGCTTGACAGCTACCCCCATGAGCTCAGCGGGGGTATGCAGCAGAGAGCAGCCATAGCCCTGGCCTTGGCGACGGGGGCACGTATAGTTGTTGCCGATGAGCCTACTTCGGCTCTCGATGCTCATCTACGTGTACAAATCCTTAACCTGCTTGATGAGCTCCAGGAGAAACTCAGGCTAACAGTTATCATGATAACTCATGACATGGTGTTGGCCTCTAAGATATGTGATCGTCTGGCCGTCATGTATGCTGGGAGAATTGTTGAGGAGGGTATTGAAGACGAGGTCTTCAAGAACCCGCTCCACCCCTACACCCAGATGTTGTCACGAGCCGTCCCAGTGCTTGGTGTGTGGAAGAAACTGGAGTCTTATCTTGGTGAACCACCGGAGCCAGGGCGTTATCCGCCGGGATGCCCATTCCATCCGAGATGCCCTTATGCACGTGATGTGTGCTGGGAGAAGGAGCCGCCTCTAGTCGAAGTACGTGGTAGAAGGATTTCTTGCTGGCTACATGGTGATAGACAGTGA
- a CDS encoding ABC transporter ATP-binding protein has protein sequence MKSPVLILDKVTAGYRVVKGFWSLLPRQNLVLNDISFTIEPGERLAVIGESGVGKTTLIKIILGLLKPLKGRVVVLGQDIYRIGRRKRKIITRQIGYVPQDPGRSLNPRLKVKKILMEPLERNDVPRDEALEKVKKALHLVHLHESVLDMYPDQLSGGMQQRVLIARALVHEPKLVLLDEPTSALDVSIQAQIINILIEIHSRLKPAMLTVTHDLPVAQYLADKAIVLYQGRIVEQGSIKEIIESPQHPYTRLLIESYKSA, from the coding sequence GTGAAGTCTCCGGTGCTCATTCTAGACAAGGTTACGGCTGGATACCGTGTAGTCAAGGGATTCTGGAGCCTGTTGCCAAGGCAAAACCTTGTCTTGAATGATATAAGCTTCACTATAGAGCCCGGTGAGAGACTAGCTGTTATCGGTGAAAGCGGTGTAGGAAAGACTACGCTGATAAAAATAATCCTAGGGCTCCTCAAGCCCCTCAAGGGGCGTGTCGTGGTTCTAGGCCAGGACATCTACAGGATCGGTAGGAGGAAGAGGAAGATTATAACAAGACAAATAGGCTATGTACCACAGGACCCGGGGCGTTCGCTGAACCCACGGCTCAAAGTGAAAAAGATCCTAATGGAGCCTCTTGAGAGGAATGATGTTCCACGTGATGAAGCCTTGGAGAAAGTTAAGAAAGCTCTCCACCTAGTTCATCTCCACGAGTCTGTTCTCGACATGTATCCCGACCAGCTTAGTGGGGGTATGCAACAGAGGGTATTGATAGCACGGGCTCTAGTCCACGAGCCCAAGCTTGTGTTGCTAGACGAGCCGACGTCTGCTCTCGATGTCTCTATACAAGCACAGATAATCAATATCCTGATCGAGATACATAGTAGGCTGAAGCCAGCCATGCTTACTGTTACACATGACCTTCCTGTGGCACAGTATCTAGCCGATAAAGCAATAGTACTCTACCAGGGTAGAATAGTGGAACAAGGCTCGATCAAGGAAATTATTGAGAGCCCACAGCATCCATATACCAGGCTACTCATAGAATCATATAAATCAGCTTAA
- a CDS encoding DUF5320 domain-containing protein: MAYWWHKYWRNIPNPFQPPTQPQQEQQQPSEQQQPPYPYPYPPIPPMIVYYPPPPPPIPPTPEDELSFLEDYKKFLEEELKRVEERIKELRELVKKG, from the coding sequence ATGGCTTACTGGTGGCATAAATACTGGCGCAACATCCCCAACCCATTCCAGCCTCCTACACAGCCACAGCAAGAACAACAGCAACCAAGCGAGCAGCAACAACCACCATATCCATACCCATATCCACCAATACCACCAATGATAGTATACTACCCACCACCTCCACCGCCAATCCCACCTACACCTGAGGACGAACTATCATTCCTTGAAGACTACAAGAAGTTCCTCGAGGAAGAACTAAAACGCGTTGAAGAGAGGATAAAGGAGCTCCGCGAACTAGTCAAGAAAGGCTAG
- a CDS encoding 4Fe-4S binding protein, producing MESTIQGVLVYTLLFTLLHIIADGHVAKESKIQRELHKLYARLEPSILRLLDKMLRSKFFTENRVGKALLKGLAKILWFLPHGVVIDYNTAKKVIEFIGKTGKGHIAIGPCVCKRALGVNEEPIMTDMTILYGAEIYKEISDEYREITPEEALKLLREFEKHGLVHEIYACMRSSKWTFVICNCDRRYCVPTRAYLVTGEGIAPGPYKAVVDPEKCRGINDCGECIKICSFNAIEERNGKAFVNDKCMGCGLCINKCPENARTLVPRPNYRMHLIDWINKIEEPKSST from the coding sequence TTGGAGAGTACTATCCAGGGGGTATTAGTCTATACCCTCTTGTTTACATTACTACACATTATAGCCGACGGCCATGTTGCCAAGGAGTCTAAGATTCAGCGTGAACTCCATAAACTATATGCTCGTCTAGAACCATCTATACTAAGGCTCTTGGATAAAATGCTTAGATCAAAGTTTTTCACTGAAAACCGTGTGGGCAAGGCATTGCTCAAGGGTCTTGCTAAGATACTCTGGTTTCTACCCCATGGTGTCGTGATAGACTATAATACAGCGAAGAAGGTGATAGAATTCATCGGCAAGACCGGCAAAGGCCATATAGCTATTGGGCCCTGTGTATGCAAGAGAGCCCTCGGCGTCAACGAGGAGCCTATAATGACTGACATGACTATTCTCTATGGAGCAGAGATCTACAAGGAGATTAGTGATGAATACCGTGAGATCACACCGGAAGAAGCACTCAAGCTCCTCCGTGAATTCGAGAAACACGGGCTTGTCCATGAGATATATGCTTGTATGAGGAGTAGTAAATGGACATTCGTTATATGTAATTGTGACCGCCGATACTGTGTCCCAACAAGAGCATACTTGGTTACAGGAGAAGGAATCGCGCCAGGACCATACAAAGCTGTAGTCGACCCAGAGAAATGCCGTGGGATCAATGACTGTGGTGAGTGTATTAAGATCTGTAGTTTCAACGCGATCGAGGAGAGAAACGGCAAGGCCTTCGTCAACGACAAGTGTATGGGCTGCGGCCTATGTATCAACAAGTGCCCCGAGAACGCTAGAACACTCGTCCCCAGACCAAACTATAGGATGCACCTAATCGACTGGATTAATAAAATAGAAGAACCCAAGTCTTCAACATAA
- a CDS encoding MBL fold metallo-hydrolase, translating into MNTYRLCLLVLLFTAPLITSLYEAPLYQRETFLVNAGYANNVKVYVVYDNNPYLSGLAVSWGLSLYIVVDDLVLLFDTGGNGDILLENMRKLGLDPSSIDVVVLSHIHGDHVGGLFKLLEVNPNITVYLPESFPVDFKNRIVSMGARIVEVKEPTVISKGVMTTGEIYGNGVYEQALIIITHSGTLVFTGCAHPGVDKIVSRAAELTGTKILLVGGGFHLAGSSEDRIKSIINTFKEYGVEYVMPIHCSGDLARQLFKEAYGDKCILAGVGYSFTLQDLIETPIEYTTTTTKSIYTASNTTKPGLGTTALVSAFLVWAILFTVVLIVIIIVYKKTHR; encoded by the coding sequence TTGAATACATATCGTTTATGTCTACTTGTCTTGCTATTCACAGCTCCACTAATCACCTCGCTTTACGAAGCTCCTCTTTATCAACGAGAAACATTTCTTGTTAATGCTGGTTATGCTAATAATGTTAAGGTATATGTTGTATATGATAACAATCCCTATTTGAGCGGGCTTGCAGTTAGCTGGGGTCTCTCCCTATATATTGTTGTAGACGATCTTGTATTGTTGTTTGATACTGGAGGTAACGGCGATATATTGCTTGAGAACATGAGGAAACTCGGCTTGGACCCGAGTAGTATTGATGTCGTTGTACTATCTCATATTCATGGCGACCACGTTGGTGGTCTCTTTAAGCTGCTGGAAGTCAATCCGAATATAACAGTGTACCTGCCAGAGTCTTTCCCAGTTGATTTTAAGAACAGAATAGTATCTATGGGTGCAAGAATCGTTGAAGTCAAGGAGCCTACTGTGATCTCTAAGGGTGTTATGACTACCGGGGAGATATATGGTAACGGAGTCTATGAACAGGCACTAATTATAATCACACATAGTGGTACATTGGTGTTCACTGGCTGTGCTCACCCTGGAGTAGACAAGATCGTGTCTAGAGCCGCCGAACTTACTGGTACAAAAATACTTCTTGTTGGCGGGGGATTCCATTTAGCGGGGTCAAGTGAAGACAGGATCAAGAGTATAATAAACACTTTCAAGGAGTATGGTGTAGAATATGTTATGCCTATTCATTGTAGCGGTGATCTCGCGAGACAATTATTCAAAGAAGCATATGGTGATAAATGCATACTCGCTGGCGTAGGATACTCTTTCACGCTACAAGACCTCATAGAAACACCTATTGAATACACTACAACCACTACAAAAAGCATCTACACAGCATCAAACACCACCAAGCCCGGCTTAGGAACAACTGCCTTGGTTTCAGCATTCCTTGTATGGGCAATACTGTTTACAGTAGTATTGATAGTCATAATAATTGTTTACAAGAAAACCCATAGGTAA
- a CDS encoding class I SAM-dependent methyltransferase yields the protein MNTSTENLDNVAPRVRDYAKNIAGELGVEGFLMPCIEAYIFNSIMLGIVWDIRKGKDINVDKHVQRVRKLLSEKDRAKRLESVCRLYIELLRRNPRVVADIGCGLGLNLVITKSYIGRPLLLLGVDKDLYFLKILKKIHRDVEAIQADASMLPLRNGSVDIVFTTGVIHELPSLKAINEFKRVLKSNGNLLIGDVVLRHVPSVILNIIRFFKTKLGIEPETPYTLKQLYSKIRQLGMRIENINVFWRSRVIGSVVIVATRK from the coding sequence ATGAACACTAGTACAGAGAACCTTGATAACGTAGCGCCGAGGGTTAGGGATTACGCCAAAAATATTGCCGGGGAACTTGGTGTAGAAGGATTCCTTATGCCATGTATTGAAGCCTATATCTTTAATAGCATTATGTTGGGTATAGTCTGGGATATACGTAAAGGCAAGGATATTAATGTCGACAAGCACGTCCAGAGGGTTAGGAAGCTACTGAGTGAAAAAGATAGAGCTAAGAGACTTGAGAGTGTCTGCAGGCTTTATATTGAATTACTTAGGAGGAATCCACGTGTTGTAGCTGATATAGGGTGTGGTCTGGGTTTGAATCTTGTTATTACCAAGAGCTACATTGGGCGTCCACTGCTCCTACTTGGCGTAGACAAGGACTTGTATTTCCTCAAGATACTCAAGAAGATACATAGGGATGTAGAGGCTATTCAGGCTGATGCATCAATGCTACCATTAAGAAACGGGTCTGTAGACATAGTGTTTACTACAGGTGTCATACACGAGCTCCCGAGTCTCAAAGCCATTAATGAGTTTAAACGAGTACTCAAGTCCAACGGGAACCTATTGATCGGAGATGTTGTTTTAAGACATGTACCCTCTGTGATACTAAACATCATAAGGTTCTTTAAGACCAAGCTAGGTATAGAACCAGAAACACCATACACATTAAAACAATTGTATTCAAAGATTAGACAGCTTGGAATGAGAATAGAAAACATCAACGTATTCTGGAGAAGCCGGGTTATAGGAAGCGTTGTTATAGTTGCTACAAGAAAATAA
- a CDS encoding nucleoside phosphorylase codes for MITPGRGEPVIEPKMFVEMEKFRSPCERFILVFWDRPVDIAKQVLEDSREVKLAIPYRKSVRGKYNDVDICVASIFFGAPASVMALELLIAAGARKFLVFGGCGAIHPSVKIFDIVIPTWGIREEGTSYHYYPPDVVPKPSEKIVEVLQRELRCTARSLGTRLYTGGIWTTDAIFRETRDKIGKYSEMNVLAVDMESTALMSVAMYRGVDLGIALVVTDELYGDKWRIYQDDDKAQKVEEEIVKTMIKVLAEI; via the coding sequence ATGATAACTCCTGGTCGTGGAGAACCTGTTATTGAGCCAAAGATGTTTGTTGAAATGGAGAAATTCCGTTCTCCATGTGAAAGATTTATTCTTGTATTCTGGGATAGACCTGTGGATATTGCTAAACAAGTATTGGAGGATTCTAGAGAAGTTAAATTGGCAATACCTTATAGGAAGAGTGTTAGAGGCAAATATAATGATGTTGATATTTGTGTTGCCAGTATATTCTTTGGTGCACCAGCTAGTGTTATGGCTTTGGAGTTATTGATTGCCGCGGGTGCGAGAAAGTTTCTTGTCTTCGGCGGCTGCGGGGCAATCCATCCTTCTGTAAAGATCTTCGATATCGTCATACCTACATGGGGTATCAGAGAGGAGGGTACAAGCTATCATTATTATCCACCAGATGTAGTGCCAAAGCCTAGTGAAAAAATTGTAGAAGTACTTCAGCGAGAACTTAGATGCACAGCTCGGTCCCTTGGCACCAGGCTTTATACGGGCGGTATATGGACTACTGACGCGATATTCAGAGAGACAAGAGACAAGATTGGGAAGTACAGTGAAATGAATGTTCTAGCCGTTGACATGGAGAGTACAGCGCTCATGTCCGTGGCAATGTATAGGGGTGTTGACCTGGGTATTGCTCTTGTAGTAACTGATGAGCTTTATGGAGATAAGTGGAGGATTTATCAAGACGATGATAAGGCTCAGAAAGTTGAAGAAGAAATAGTAAAGACTATGATCAAAGTTCTAGCGGAAATTTAG
- a CDS encoding CPBP family intramembrane metalloprotease, producing MLIGGNDILLFVLASFSLAIVCDVVFHVLVAKRREVDLADPSMSAALTVYGFLRMYVPFTSVMLLYYVSGYGVEGFIDFVKNQVVMSRQALITFLFAPFYTYMALLLFIALGLLFRIVGFEKTRSLYKTGGKLKTVLFIVGLGYIASITINALFAFGEEIGWRSFLFMKLLGKLGFWNAVFVTGVVWGLWHAPIVLILKPKSPIIGRVNPWYSVFSYIILCITLSIPESILLLETNSILPPSSLHGSVNAVWRATEPLTKMREERKTRDLLKASVIAIASWLVSIVVMTTILKIIVH from the coding sequence TTGCTTATCGGTGGCAATGATATACTATTGTTTGTGTTGGCGAGTTTTTCTCTCGCAATAGTATGTGATGTTGTTTTCCATGTACTTGTTGCCAAGAGAAGAGAAGTTGACTTAGCTGATCCCTCTATGTCTGCTGCTCTTACTGTGTATGGTTTCTTGAGGATGTATGTGCCATTTACATCAGTAATGCTGCTCTATTATGTTTCAGGCTATGGAGTGGAGGGTTTCATTGACTTTGTTAAGAACCAAGTAGTCATGAGTAGACAAGCCTTGATCACTTTTTTATTTGCACCTTTCTACACCTATATGGCGCTGCTATTGTTTATCGCGTTAGGCTTATTGTTTAGAATAGTTGGCTTCGAGAAAACACGTAGTCTCTACAAGACTGGTGGTAAATTGAAGACGGTATTGTTCATAGTTGGCCTCGGGTATATTGCTAGTATAACGATAAATGCATTGTTTGCTTTCGGTGAGGAAATAGGGTGGAGATCATTCTTGTTCATGAAACTACTGGGGAAACTAGGTTTCTGGAATGCTGTCTTTGTGACTGGTGTAGTATGGGGTCTATGGCATGCCCCGATAGTGCTTATACTCAAGCCCAAGTCTCCCATTATAGGCAGGGTTAACCCATGGTATAGCGTGTTTTCTTATATTATATTATGTATAACACTATCGATCCCGGAGTCAATACTACTGCTTGAAACAAACAGTATACTACCGCCATCATCGCTCCATGGCTCGGTAAATGCTGTTTGGAGAGCGACCGAGCCGTTGACAAAGATGAGAGAAGAACGTAAGACAAGAGACCTTCTTAAAGCCTCGGTAATAGCTATAGCTTCATGGCTAGTATCCATAGTAGTTATGACTACAATACTAAAAATCATAGTACACTAG
- a CDS encoding type II toxin-antitoxin system VapC family toxin: MSEPIVYLDSSAVINRYIKGPGSSTVRELYLKAYAGEATLSFNIWNIGEVLGVLDKARSTGRITDEAYQLARKRFLLETRRLIKLGLMTIVLLDIRILSESWRLVEKHHIYEADAIQVASAKYINASHFLTGDKQLHEIAVKEGLNSIYLS; this comes from the coding sequence ATGAGCGAGCCAATAGTTTATCTCGATAGTAGTGCTGTTATCAATAGATACATTAAAGGACCAGGGAGTAGCACCGTTAGAGAGCTATACCTAAAAGCTTATGCTGGCGAGGCAACTCTATCATTTAATATATGGAACATAGGCGAAGTACTAGGAGTTCTCGATAAAGCTAGGAGTACTGGTAGGATCACTGACGAAGCATACCAGCTTGCAAGAAAGAGATTCTTACTTGAAACACGGAGGCTCATAAAATTAGGTCTTATGACAATAGTTCTATTGGACATAAGAATTCTGAGTGAAAGCTGGAGACTTGTAGAGAAACATCATATCTATGAGGCAGATGCAATACAGGTAGCTTCTGCTAAATATATTAATGCATCACATTTCTTGACAGGCGATAAGCAACTACATGAAATAGCTGTAAAAGAAGGTTTGAACAGCATATACTTAAGCTAG